A segment of the Leptolyngbya sp. NIES-3755 genome:
CGCGTTCCTAGTTCTTCGATCGTTCTCAACGGTTGCTCCCGTTTGACTTCAGTTCCATCCGTCTTAGTTTTTGGAAGTTCTGCCTTCTCGACCCAAGGAAGCCAAATTCGGAAGGTGCTGCCCTTGTCTGGAACTGACCAGAACGAGAGCGTTCCACCGTGCATCTCTGCTAGACGCTTGGTTAGAGCAAGTCCTAATCCTGTACCCTCGTGTTTTCTTGTCATCGAAGAATCGATTTGCTGGAACGGTCTAAAGAGCAAATGCCAGCGATCTTTAGGAATACCAATGCCTGAATCTTCAACCTCTAGGCAAAGATAAGAAGTCTCTTGATTGATTGGACTCCGATCGGGTCTTACATCTTGAGCGAGTTGATAGCCGTATCCAATTCGAGCTACGAGCGAAACCGTTCCCCCTTCGGGCGTAAACTTCACTGCATTTGAGAGCAGATTGATCACCATTTGGCTGACTCGCAAGCTATCCACCGAAACGCGATCGCACTCTACATTAAAGTGGAACATCAGCTTGAGTCGCTTCAGATCAGCGGTGGGCTGCACCATTTTGAGACATTCTTGGCAGAGATGTTGAATGTCGATCGGTTGTAAATTCAGATCCGCTTTGCCCGCTTCGATTTTTGCCAGATCGAGCAGATCATTGATGATTTGCAGTAGGTGTTTGGCGGATTTGTCGGCTTGACTGAGAAATTCCAATTCTTCTTCGCGGCTGTCACAAAAACCATCTCGGACCAGTTGGATACAGCCAATGATGCCGTTTAGCGGAGTTCGCAACTCGTGAGACGTTGTGGCAAGGAATTCACTTTTGACCTGGTTAGCAGATTGAGCTTCTTGCCAAGCGGCTTCGAGTTCACTGGCACGTTCTTCTAGACGTTCGACCATGTTATCGAGCGCTTCAGCTAGATAGTTCAGTTCTCGCACTTTGAAATTCTTGGGGGCGCGTTCTCCGTCAAGGCGTTTACGAATTTTGAGGGCGTATTCGCTTAATTGCTCGATCGGTCGCGCTAAATCACGAGTGAGATACAAAGTCGCCAGTAAAATCGCAGTCAACAATCCGAGTGTGAGAATGATCAGAACTTGCTTGATGTCTGCCAAACCATAGAGCGCACTATCGACTGAAGTTGCCGCCAATACTACCCAAGTCGAAGATTCACCGTTCTTGAGTGCGACTTGAATCGCGCTTCCGCCTGCCAACCATTCCGCACCATTTTCCTCGAATAAGACGGGATCAAGGGATTCTTGCTGGTTCGTGGCACGATCGCCAACGGTACTATTTGCGATCGCGTTCTCAAACACTTGCTGAAGTTGTTGGGCGTTGGCTTCTTGGCGAATATTGCGTCCGATGCGTTCTGCGATCGGATGTGCCAAAATTACGCCCGTGTCATCGATTACGACTGTGTAGCCCGTAGTCATCGCATTCAGCGCAGGTTCGGGTTTGGAATAGAGCGAGGCTTGAACACTGAGCGCATATCGAGTGGCTTGATTGTTCGATCGAATCGTTACAGGAGCACTGAGCACGAGATTCAACTGGTGATCCATTGAGGTTTCACTTCCAAGTCGTGAGGGTTGAGCCAATGCAACTTGGATATTTCTCGGATTTGCCCCGTCGGAAGCGGTGGGATTGTTCCAAGGATCGAGCGGGAATTGGGCGATCGGTGGAGTGCCGCATGTACTGGCTTTGACTGTTCTCTCTCGAATATTAATCAATTGAACGCATTGAAGTGAGATCGCAGAGGTGCGTCGAAATTGCTCTAGAAAATCGTAAGTCGATTGTGGCGAATCGGTTTGAAGTGCTGAAGAGGTTGTCGCGAGGGCGAGATTTGATCGAAGATTTGCGATCGAGGTTTGGAGAGCTTCGGATTTACGAACGGCGCTGGCAGTGAGATTATGACGAGCGGTTTCGAGCAGACCAGAGCGGGCTTTTTTGTAGGCGACAACTTCACCCGTTAACAACACCGGAATACTGAGCAGTAATAAGCGTCTCAGCAGGATACGACGGAATGAAGATTGTCGTGACTTTGCCATAAGCCCTTGATAACTGGGTGGGGGAACGAATCAGCAGAGTAGAGCAGGACTGATGAAGAAAGTAACGCACAGAAAAAAGCTTACCGCGATCGCGGAATCACAGAATCAAATGCAGGAACATCAGAGTATCGATATAAAACTATGAAGTTCATCCGCCAGATCAGTGATTTTTGGCGAGTTTGCGCTAAAAAATCTGTCTTTACTTTAGCGGTGATATCGACTTCTTGCCAT
Coding sequences within it:
- a CDS encoding integral membrane sensor signal transduction histidine kinase (similar to AA sequence:cyanobase_aa:LBDG_48120), with the protein product MAKSRQSSFRRILLRRLLLLSIPVLLTGEVVAYKKARSGLLETARHNLTASAVRKSEALQTSIANLRSNLALATTSSALQTDSPQSTYDFLEQFRRTSAISLQCVQLINIRERTVKASTCGTPPIAQFPLDPWNNPTASDGANPRNIQVALAQPSRLGSETSMDHQLNLVLSAPVTIRSNNQATRYALSVQASLYSKPEPALNAMTTGYTVVIDDTGVILAHPIAERIGRNIRQEANAQQLQQVFENAIANSTVGDRATNQQESLDPVLFEENGAEWLAGGSAIQVALKNGESSTWVVLAATSVDSALYGLADIKQVLIILTLGLLTAILLATLYLTRDLARPIEQLSEYALKIRKRLDGERAPKNFKVRELNYLAEALDNMVERLEERASELEAAWQEAQSANQVKSEFLATTSHELRTPLNGIIGCIQLVRDGFCDSREEELEFLSQADKSAKHLLQIINDLLDLAKIEAGKADLNLQPIDIQHLCQECLKMVQPTADLKRLKLMFHFNVECDRVSVDSLRVSQMVINLLSNAVKFTPEGGTVSLVARIGYGYQLAQDVRPDRSPINQETSYLCLEVEDSGIGIPKDRWHLLFRPFQQIDSSMTRKHEGTGLGLALTKRLAEMHGGTLSFWSVPDKGSTFRIWLPWVEKAELPKTKTDGTEVKREQPLRTIEELGTRG